A section of the Chryseobacterium scophthalmum genome encodes:
- a CDS encoding alpha/beta hydrolase, with amino-acid sequence MKKLSIIIAASLMTLGTVFGQTETTQQQMNNQEHYTFQLSDKVTRQKVTFKNRFGITLTGDLYVPKNVSKKVSAIAVSGPFGAVKEQSSGLYAQTLAERGFVTLAFDPSYTGESSGTPRNMASPDINTEDFSAAVDFLGSLDNVDREKIGILGICGWGGFALNAAISDTRIKAVATSTMYDITRAAAKGYNDVNDAEARYQMKKGMNEARWEASKNGYADLQPANNLRKEQFTAETPQFIKEYSDYYTTKRGFHPRAANSNPNGSWATTNGLSLVNMPILQYASENRTPALLIHGEKAHSRYFSEDAFKALGNKNKELYIVPGATHVDLYDNRANVIPYDKMEQFFKENLK; translated from the coding sequence ATGAAAAAATTATCAATCATTATAGCAGCTTCCCTGATGACATTGGGAACAGTCTTTGGTCAAACAGAAACAACCCAACAGCAAATGAACAATCAGGAACATTATACTTTTCAATTAAGTGATAAAGTAACACGCCAAAAAGTAACGTTCAAAAACCGTTTCGGGATTACGCTTACAGGCGATTTGTATGTTCCCAAAAACGTCAGCAAAAAAGTATCGGCGATAGCTGTAAGCGGTCCTTTTGGGGCAGTAAAGGAGCAATCATCGGGCTTGTATGCCCAAACCTTGGCGGAAAGAGGTTTTGTAACCTTGGCATTCGACCCTTCCTACACAGGGGAAAGTAGCGGAACGCCTCGTAATATGGCGTCGCCCGACATCAATACGGAAGATTTCAGTGCTGCGGTGGACTTTTTAGGTTCGCTCGATAATGTGGATAGAGAAAAAATTGGGATTTTAGGTATTTGCGGTTGGGGTGGATTTGCTCTGAATGCAGCGATTTCCGACACCAGGATCAAAGCCGTGGCAACCAGTACAATGTACGATATTACCCGGGCAGCGGCGAAAGGTTACAACGATGTCAACGATGCCGAAGCTCGATACCAAATGAAAAAAGGAATGAACGAAGCCCGTTGGGAAGCCTCCAAAAATGGCTATGCTGATTTACAGCCTGCCAACAATTTACGTAAGGAGCAATTCACAGCCGAAACGCCTCAATTCATCAAGGAATATTCTGATTATTACACCACCAAGCGAGGTTTTCATCCGCGTGCTGCGAACTCCAACCCCAATGGATCTTGGGCGACTACGAATGGTCTTTCTTTGGTAAATATGCCGATATTGCAATACGCATCAGAAAACCGTACACCTGCCTTGCTAATCCACGGTGAAAAGGCACATTCCCGCTATTTTAGCGAAGATGCCTTCAAGGCGTTGGGCAATAAAAACAAGGAATTGTACATAGTGCCAGGAGCAACCCACGTGGATTTGTACGACAATCGAGCAAATGTTATTCCTTATGATAAAATGGAGCAATTTTTTAAGGAGAATTTGAAGTAA
- a CDS encoding MFS transporter: MEENKTAETKVQPQWNAVYSVALAVAGLIIAEFLPASLLTPMASDLGVSEGTVGQAISITAAVAMVASLFTALVTQRIDRRWVLIAFSVLLIFSNLIVAYSPNFITLIIGRVLLGIGIGGCWGMIAATAMRLVPKNLVPKALSIIFGAVSVATVLAAPLGCYLGMHIGWRNVFLIPAAMGIIGFIWQLSSLPSMPNGSPAKLSSLFRVFTRPKIKPGMAATFFVFMSYAIFFSYLRPFLETVTNVHGNSLTLVLLAFGIANFLGATFSRYALQWNIHHSLILAALFMGISVFGLMVFGDLIIVATTLVALWGIFFGVVQVGWVDWLTRTVPDEAESAGGVQIAVIQLSITIGASVGGLTFDIAGTNGVFLFSTFCALVGSLVAVIAFRKKAITLKSIENSQRTM; the protein is encoded by the coding sequence ATGGAAGAAAATAAGACAGCAGAAACAAAAGTACAACCTCAATGGAATGCGGTATATTCAGTTGCCCTTGCCGTAGCGGGTCTGATTATAGCAGAGTTTCTGCCCGCAAGTCTGCTAACACCTATGGCTTCTGATTTAGGGGTGAGCGAGGGAACAGTTGGTCAGGCAATATCTATAACAGCCGCTGTTGCGATGGTAGCAAGTTTGTTTACAGCTTTGGTAACCCAACGTATTGACCGCAGATGGGTGCTGATTGCATTTAGTGTACTTCTGATCTTTTCAAACCTGATAGTTGCCTATTCGCCAAACTTCATTACTCTTATCATTGGACGTGTGCTGTTAGGTATCGGTATTGGTGGCTGTTGGGGAATGATTGCAGCAACCGCAATGAGGTTAGTACCCAAAAACCTTGTGCCAAAAGCATTATCCATCATCTTTGGAGCGGTGTCTGTTGCAACGGTACTTGCCGCACCATTGGGCTGCTACTTAGGAATGCACATCGGTTGGAGGAACGTGTTCCTCATTCCGGCAGCAATGGGAATTATAGGTTTTATATGGCAGTTGAGTTCATTACCATCAATGCCTAATGGAAGTCCTGCAAAATTGAGTTCCCTGTTCAGGGTATTTACCCGTCCTAAAATTAAACCGGGAATGGCAGCTACTTTTTTTGTATTTATGAGCTATGCTATTTTCTTCTCGTATTTACGTCCATTTCTGGAAACCGTTACCAACGTTCACGGTAATTCGTTGACACTGGTTTTACTGGCATTCGGAATAGCGAACTTTTTAGGCGCTACCTTTTCAAGATATGCTTTGCAATGGAATATACACCATTCATTAATCCTTGCGGCTTTATTTATGGGTATTTCCGTATTCGGACTTATGGTATTTGGTGACCTTATAATTGTTGCAACCACACTGGTAGCATTATGGGGAATATTCTTCGGTGTAGTTCAGGTCGGTTGGGTTGACTGGCTGACACGCACCGTACCTGATGAAGCCGAAAGTGCCGGAGGTGTACAAATAGCGGTCATACAGCTCTCCATTACAATAGGTGCTTCGGTAGGCGGACTTACATTTGATATAGCAGGAACAAATGGGGTGTTCCTATTCAGCACCTTTTGCGCATTAGTTGGTTCGCTGGTAGCAGTTATCGCATTTCGTAAAAAGGCGATCACACTCAAATCAATCGAAAATTCCCAAAGAACAATGTAG
- a CDS encoding helix-turn-helix domain-containing protein — translation MMQNEENQKIILLHTPSLEQFPEDFQSRYHTHIYCERGNIKFRFNNEQSFHCNKGEFIFWLAGNEISELSLSKNFKATALFVERDFLLDNLPNLTLGIDSIVHHRINPILHPDNKEDKEKILKNFQSLNDRFEETNHRFYMEALELQMQLFVLEMWSIFADQLDRRRRSIQSGTLYERFVQLVEEHCMKEREVRYYSNELNITSKYLNQICKTNTGVTASQWIQRYTKERIIVLLRDKNLIISEIADEMGFSSYSFFTRYVKKVLGVSPSEYRQRLQVQISKTKK, via the coding sequence ATGATGCAGAATGAAGAAAATCAGAAAATAATATTATTGCATACGCCGTCTTTGGAACAATTTCCCGAGGATTTCCAATCCCGCTACCATACCCATATTTATTGTGAGCGTGGCAATATCAAATTCAGGTTCAATAATGAGCAATCGTTTCATTGCAATAAGGGAGAATTTATTTTTTGGCTGGCGGGAAATGAGATTTCGGAGCTGTCATTATCTAAAAATTTTAAAGCAACGGCTCTGTTTGTGGAAAGGGATTTTTTATTGGACAATCTGCCGAACCTTACTTTGGGCATAGACTCGATTGTCCACCACCGGATAAACCCGATATTGCACCCCGATAACAAAGAGGACAAAGAAAAAATCCTAAAGAATTTCCAATCGCTTAATGACAGATTTGAGGAAACCAACCATCGGTTCTATATGGAAGCGTTAGAGCTTCAAATGCAACTGTTTGTGCTGGAAATGTGGAGTATCTTTGCTGACCAGCTTGATAGGCGTAGGCGGTCAATACAGTCTGGAACGCTTTATGAAAGGTTTGTTCAGTTAGTTGAGGAACATTGTATGAAAGAGCGTGAAGTGCGGTATTACAGCAATGAATTAAACATTACGTCCAAATATCTTAACCAGATCTGCAAGACTAATACAGGCGTTACGGCATCGCAATGGATACAGCGTTACACGAAAGAACGTATAATTGTTCTTTTACGGGATAAAAACCTGATTATTTCGGAAATAGCAGATGAAATGGGTTTTTCGAGTTATTCATTCTTTACCCGATATGTAAAAAAGGTATTGGGAGTTAGTCCGAGCGAATACAGGCAACGGTTACAAGTGCAGATATCTAAGACAAAAAAATAA
- a CDS encoding efflux RND transporter periplasmic adaptor subunit codes for MKYLSKNTILAALSAVLFASCGGNEAPKEAAQPYPVVEVENRDVQAYQTYPTSIQGINNNDVRAKIQGYISQVLVDEGQRVSKGQVMFRLETNSLSQNASAAQSGVSAARARVEAAQVEVNRLKPLVDQNIVSNVLLETAKVNLLQAQSELEQARANHRSITANVDYSVIRAPIDGVVGKINLRSGALVGPADQTPITTVSDVRELYAYFSMNEAEYMDFLYETAGNSLEEKLRNVPPVELMMANGRIYEEKGKIGAVTGQINPQTGSIQFRVSFPNQQRVLTNGNSGTIRIPKTYKNVLIIPETGIFEQQGKVFAFTVQSDTVKQTEIKQISRIDKLVLVESGLKQGDIVVASGVAKLRTGNVIKPTKTVTDSIINNIQPIF; via the coding sequence ATGAAATATCTATCCAAAAATACAATCCTCGCCGCCTTGTCAGCCGTGCTTTTTGCCTCTTGTGGAGGAAATGAAGCCCCAAAGGAAGCAGCGCAGCCTTACCCTGTTGTCGAGGTAGAAAACAGAGATGTTCAGGCATACCAGACTTATCCGACCTCCATACAGGGCATCAACAATAACGATGTCCGTGCCAAGATACAAGGCTATATCAGTCAGGTACTGGTAGATGAGGGACAGCGGGTAAGCAAAGGACAGGTTATGTTCCGTTTGGAAACTAACTCCCTTTCCCAAAATGCCAGTGCAGCGCAATCTGGTGTTTCGGCGGCACGGGCAAGAGTTGAAGCCGCACAGGTCGAAGTGAACAGGTTGAAGCCTTTGGTTGACCAGAACATTGTAAGCAATGTGCTACTGGAAACAGCCAAAGTAAACCTTTTGCAGGCCCAGAGCGAATTAGAACAGGCAAGGGCAAATCATAGAAGCATTACCGCTAATGTGGATTATTCGGTAATCCGTGCGCCGATAGACGGTGTAGTCGGTAAAATCAATCTGCGGTCGGGAGCTTTGGTAGGACCAGCAGACCAAACACCGATCACAACGGTTTCAGACGTTCGTGAGCTGTATGCCTATTTCTCGATGAACGAAGCAGAATATATGGACTTCCTGTACGAAACAGCAGGAAACTCTTTGGAAGAAAAGTTAAGAAACGTTCCACCTGTTGAGCTGATGATGGCCAACGGCAGGATATACGAAGAAAAAGGAAAAATCGGAGCCGTAACAGGTCAGATAAATCCACAGACCGGAAGTATCCAGTTCCGTGTTTCCTTTCCAAACCAGCAGCGTGTGCTTACTAACGGAAACAGCGGTACAATCCGCATTCCTAAAACATACAAAAATGTGCTTATCATTCCTGAAACGGGAATTTTCGAGCAACAGGGCAAAGTATTCGCCTTCACCGTTCAGAGCGATACCGTGAAGCAGACCGAGATAAAGCAGATCAGCAGGATAGACAAACTTGTATTGGTTGAAAGCGGATTGAAACAGGGTGATATCGTTGTAGCAAGTGGCGTAGCCAAACTGCGCACCGGCAACGTAATCAAACCAACAAAAACGGTTACGGACAGCATTATTAACAACATTCAGCCCATATTCTAA